A genomic stretch from Aquipuribacter hungaricus includes:
- a CDS encoding APC family permease: MRRVLGYRLLLVLIVGDILGAGIYTLSGVVAGEIGGALWLPFLVAFVLAALTACSYAELVGRYPQAAGAALYVQQAVKIPLLTFMVAFAVVLSGITSAATASRAIGGDYLEEFVTLPVALVAAVFLLVVLAVNLWGVKQSLTINLVLTGVEVVGLLTVLGLGGTAVLTGVGDLGRLGEIDADGLFAIFGATALAFYALIGFEDSVNLAEETREPRKVFPKALFTGLGLTGVVYLLIAVISSTLVAAEDLAQSDGPLLLVVEAAGFDYPSQLFALISLVAVSNTALINLIMASRLLYGMGRQRVIPGVFARVLPGRRTPWVGAAVATAATYVLVLTGELDGLADTTVLFLLLVFTSVNVSCLVSRRDRVPGQGFRAPTAVPVLGAVASAFFASPFADRDADVYVRAGILLLVGLALAGVARLLRGDTAVLDVAELSADAEGDEAGVGSADTRGSRPRA; encoded by the coding sequence ATGAGACGGGTGCTGGGCTACCGGCTCCTGCTCGTCCTCATCGTCGGGGACATCCTGGGCGCCGGGATCTACACCCTGTCCGGCGTGGTCGCCGGCGAGATCGGCGGCGCGCTGTGGCTGCCGTTCCTCGTCGCGTTCGTGCTGGCCGCGCTCACCGCCTGCTCCTACGCCGAGCTGGTGGGGCGGTACCCGCAGGCCGCCGGCGCCGCGCTGTACGTGCAGCAGGCCGTCAAGATCCCGCTGCTCACCTTCATGGTGGCCTTCGCCGTCGTGCTGTCCGGCATCACGTCCGCGGCCACCGCGTCGCGGGCGATCGGCGGTGACTACCTGGAGGAGTTCGTCACCCTCCCGGTCGCGCTCGTCGCGGCCGTGTTCCTGCTGGTCGTCCTCGCGGTCAACCTGTGGGGCGTCAAGCAGTCGCTGACGATCAACCTCGTCCTCACCGGCGTCGAGGTCGTCGGCCTGCTCACCGTGCTCGGGCTCGGCGGGACCGCGGTGCTGACCGGCGTCGGCGACCTCGGCCGGCTCGGCGAGATCGACGCCGACGGGCTGTTCGCCATCTTCGGCGCCACGGCGCTGGCGTTCTACGCCCTCATCGGATTCGAGGACTCCGTCAACCTCGCCGAGGAGACCCGCGAGCCGCGGAAGGTCTTCCCCAAAGCCCTGTTCACCGGCCTCGGCCTGACCGGCGTCGTCTACCTCCTCATCGCCGTCATCTCCTCGACCCTGGTCGCCGCGGAGGACCTGGCGCAGAGCGACGGGCCGCTGCTGCTCGTCGTCGAGGCCGCCGGCTTCGACTACCCCAGCCAGCTGTTCGCCCTCATCTCGCTCGTCGCGGTGTCCAACACCGCCCTGATCAACCTCATCATGGCCAGCCGCCTGCTGTACGGCATGGGCCGCCAGCGGGTCATCCCCGGCGTCTTCGCCCGCGTCCTGCCGGGCCGGCGGACCCCGTGGGTGGGCGCCGCAGTGGCCACGGCCGCGACCTACGTGCTCGTGCTCACCGGGGAGCTCGACGGCCTGGCCGACACCACGGTGCTGTTCCTGCTCCTGGTCTTCACCAGCGTCAACGTCTCGTGCCTGGTGAGCCGCCGGGACCGCGTGCCCGGGCAGGGCTTCCGCGCCCCGACCGCGGTGCCGGTGCTCGGTGCCGTGGCGTCGGCGTTCTTCGCCAGCCCGTTCGCCGACCGCGACGCCGACGTCTACGTCCGCGCCGGCATCCTCCTGCTCGTCGGCCTCGCGCTGGCCGGGGTGGCCCGCCTGCTGCGCGGCGACACCGCGGTCCTCGACGTCGCCGAGCTCTCCGCGGACGCCGAGGGCGACGAGGCCGGGGTGGGCTC